A single region of the Hylaeus volcanicus isolate JK05 chromosome 5, UHH_iyHylVolc1.0_haploid, whole genome shotgun sequence genome encodes:
- the LOC128876620 gene encoding ras-related protein Rab-18 isoform X1: MDTMDQDVLTVLKLLMIGESNVGKSSIILRFTEDEFYENMQSTVGMDYKTKQITIDGNTVKLAIWDTAGQERFRTLTPSYYRDGQGAILVYDVTDRITFIKLETWLNELNTYCNKTDIVKMVVGNKIDLPNREVSTEEGLQFARRHQTLYIESSAKTADGIKCCFEELVQKIIQTPGLWDRHALLKSCGNGNMGGARHRGHRGIHLANDTQSFEPNGSNCYCELL, translated from the exons ATGGATACAATGGATCAAGATGTATTGACAGTACTGAAACTTTTAATGATAGGTGAATCAAATGTTGGAAAGTCAAG CATCATTCTTAGATTCACGGAGGATGAATTCTATGAGAATATGCAGAGCACAGTTGGTATGGATTATAAAACTAAACAGATCACAATTGATGGCAATACAGTGAAACTTGCTATTTGG GATACCGCTGGACAAGAACGTTTCCGTACATTAACGCCCAGTTATTACAGAGATGGTCAAGGTGCTATATTGGTGTATGATGTTACAGATagaattacttttataaagCTGGAAACGTGGCTCAATGAGTTAAATACTTATTGCAATAAAACAGACATTGTTAAAATGGTAGTAggtaataaaatagatttacCAAATAGAGAAGTGAGTACTGAAGAAGGTTTACAGTTTGCCAGAAGACATCAAACTTTATACATTGAAAGTAGTGCCAAAACGGCAGATGGGATTAAATGTTGTTTTGAAGAACTTGTACAAAAG ATAATACAAACACCAGGTCTTTGGGATCGACATGCGCTTCTTAAATCGTGCGGCAATGGTAATATGGGAGGGGCAAGACATAGAGGTCACAGAGGAATACATTTGGCAAATGATACTCAATCGTTTGAGCCAAATGGCTCAAACTGTTATTGTGAGCTGCTTTaa
- the LOC128876620 gene encoding ras-related protein Rab-18 isoform X2: MDTMDQDVLTVLKLLMIGESNVGKSSIILRFTEDEFYENMQSTVGMDYKTKQITIDGNTVKLAIWDTAGQERFRTLTPSYYRDGQGAILVYDVTDRITFIKLETWLNELNTYCNKTDIVKMVVGNKIDLPNREVSTEEGLQFARRHQTLYIESSAKTADGIKCCFEELVQKIIQTPGLWDRHALLKSCGNGNMGGARHRGHRGIHLANDTQSFEPNGSNCYC, translated from the exons ATGGATACAATGGATCAAGATGTATTGACAGTACTGAAACTTTTAATGATAGGTGAATCAAATGTTGGAAAGTCAAG CATCATTCTTAGATTCACGGAGGATGAATTCTATGAGAATATGCAGAGCACAGTTGGTATGGATTATAAAACTAAACAGATCACAATTGATGGCAATACAGTGAAACTTGCTATTTGG GATACCGCTGGACAAGAACGTTTCCGTACATTAACGCCCAGTTATTACAGAGATGGTCAAGGTGCTATATTGGTGTATGATGTTACAGATagaattacttttataaagCTGGAAACGTGGCTCAATGAGTTAAATACTTATTGCAATAAAACAGACATTGTTAAAATGGTAGTAggtaataaaatagatttacCAAATAGAGAAGTGAGTACTGAAGAAGGTTTACAGTTTGCCAGAAGACATCAAACTTTATACATTGAAAGTAGTGCCAAAACGGCAGATGGGATTAAATGTTGTTTTGAAGAACTTGTACAAAAG ATAATACAAACACCAGGTCTTTGGGATCGACATGCGCTTCTTAAATCGTGCGGCAATGGTAATATGGGAGGGGCAAGACATAGAGGTCACAGAGGAATACATTTGGCAAATGATACTCAATCGTTTGAGCCAAATGGCTCAAACTGTTATT gtTAA